In Microvenator marinus, one genomic interval encodes:
- the rplT gene encoding 50S ribosomal protein L20 encodes MPRVKRGFKARRRRNKYLKAAKGYRGARSKLYKHAKQTVHRAWAYAYRDRRQRKRQFRRLWIARINAAARLNGLSYSRLIGGLNKADIELDRKILAELAIFDPAGFSEVAKAARTANG; translated from the coding sequence ATGCCACGCGTAAAACGAGGCTTTAAAGCTCGCCGCCGTCGGAACAAGTATCTGAAGGCAGCAAAAGGTTACAGAGGAGCTCGCAGCAAGCTTTACAAGCATGCGAAGCAAACCGTTCATCGCGCTTGGGCTTATGCCTACCGCGATCGTCGTCAGCGTAAGCGCCAGTTCCGACGTCTTTGGATCGCCAGAATCAACGCTGCAGCTCGTCTCAACGGATTGAGCTACAGCCGACTCATCGGCGGATTGAATAAGGCTGATATTGAACTCGATCGTAAGATCTTGGCTGAATTGGCGATTTTTGATCCAGCAGGCTTTAGCGAAGTCGCGAAGGCTGCTCGGACCGCCAACGGCTAA
- the rpmI gene encoding 50S ribosomal protein L35, producing MPKMKTHRGAAKRFKISKSGKVKYRRGFRNHILTKKSSKRKRHLRQDGYMNATDSATIRKLLPYV from the coding sequence ATGCCGAAGATGAAGACACACCGAGGCGCTGCGAAGCGTTTCAAAATTAGTAAGAGCGGGAAGGTTAAATACCGTCGCGGCTTTCGTAACCACATTTTGACCAAGAAGAGCTCAAAGCGTAAGCGACATCTTCGTCAAGATGGGTACATGAACGCAACCGATTCGGCGACGATTCGAAAGCTTCTCCCGTACGTTTAA
- the infC gene encoding translation initiation factor IF-3: protein MAEKDPRVNRRIRSAEVRIIDPDGEQLGIMTLDDALDKAEEFGLDLVEVAPNAKPPVCRIMDYGKYKYQQKKRSAEARKKSSRVELKEVKMRPKTDDHDFMTKVRHAKKFLEEGNKVKFTVMFRGREITHPEIASEMLHRAAGILVEIADVEQTPKLEGRNMGMMLSPKSSNKE from the coding sequence ATGGCGGAGAAAGACCCACGGGTAAACAGGCGAATTCGATCAGCGGAAGTCAGGATTATTGATCCTGATGGCGAACAGTTAGGGATCATGACTTTAGATGATGCCCTGGATAAAGCCGAAGAGTTTGGTCTCGACTTGGTCGAGGTTGCACCAAATGCGAAACCGCCAGTCTGCCGAATCATGGATTACGGCAAATACAAATACCAACAAAAGAAGCGATCGGCTGAGGCCCGCAAGAAGTCTTCAAGAGTTGAGCTCAAAGAAGTCAAGATGCGGCCAAAGACCGATGATCACGATTTCATGACCAAAGTTCGTCATGCGAAGAAGTTCCTCGAAGAGGGAAATAAGGTGAAGTTCACCGTGATGTTCAGGGGACGTGAGATCACTCACCCTGAGATTGCGTCGGAGATGCTTCATCGCGCTGCAGGTATTTTGGTTGAGATCGCTGATGTCGAGCAAACTCCGAAGCTAGAGGGCCGCAACATGGGAATGATGTTGTCGCCCAAATCGAGCAACAAAGAGTAA
- a CDS encoding adenylate kinase, translating to MRMILVGPPGAGKGTQASFLVEAYGVTHLSSGDMLRSAVANGTQLGKEADAFMKAGNLVPDELVINLVLERIQEADCKTGFLLDGFPRTRPQAEALDAALSNAGVQLDGVLLIEVPDELIEERITGRRSDPVTGQIYHLSFNPPPEDIKDRLVHRKDDTVEACRARLQKYHSETTPIVPFYESKGLLIRVDGVGKPEEVTERIKEAIGEL from the coding sequence ATGAGAATGATACTAGTGGGCCCGCCTGGTGCTGGCAAAGGAACTCAAGCAAGCTTTCTGGTTGAAGCCTACGGCGTGACTCATCTTTCATCTGGAGACATGCTCCGTTCGGCAGTGGCCAATGGGACGCAACTCGGCAAAGAAGCCGATGCCTTTATGAAAGCCGGCAACCTCGTGCCCGACGAATTGGTCATCAACCTCGTTCTCGAGCGCATCCAAGAAGCCGACTGCAAGACCGGCTTTTTGCTCGATGGATTCCCACGAACCCGTCCTCAAGCCGAAGCCCTTGACGCCGCCCTTTCAAACGCAGGTGTTCAACTCGATGGGGTCCTCTTAATCGAGGTCCCCGACGAGCTCATTGAAGAACGGATCACCGGCCGTCGTAGCGATCCAGTAACCGGCCAGATCTATCACCTCAGCTTCAATCCTCCTCCGGAAGACATCAAAGATCGCCTCGTCCATCGTAAGGACGATACCGTGGAGGCCTGCCGGGCACGCCTGCAAAAGTATCATAGCGAAACCACCCCGATCGTCCCCTTCTACGAGAGCAAAGGGTTGTTGATCAGGGTGGACGGCGTTGGGAAACCAGAAGAGGTGACCGAACGCATCAAAGAGGCGATCGGCGAGCTGTGA
- a CDS encoding DciA family protein, with the protein MNDFTSIVRKAAAKAQLTPSPKLLKETWSVLVGEELAAKTEPLSLNEGVLEVAIPESWEGQTKKIAKRIKQDVSAFFPSVKSVSCVADANPKRLKLTDAEAALDSTEEPSVDDSLEATLQRIERLMLKRDLQNK; encoded by the coding sequence GTGAATGACTTCACTTCCATCGTGCGAAAGGCTGCAGCCAAGGCGCAGCTTACACCTAGCCCAAAGCTCCTGAAGGAAACGTGGTCTGTGCTTGTTGGGGAAGAACTCGCGGCAAAGACCGAGCCCCTTTCGCTCAATGAAGGCGTGTTAGAGGTCGCCATTCCCGAATCTTGGGAAGGTCAAACAAAGAAGATTGCCAAGCGCATTAAACAAGACGTGAGCGCCTTTTTTCCGTCCGTAAAAAGTGTGTCTTGCGTGGCCGACGCGAACCCCAAACGCCTCAAACTGACCGATGCGGAAGCGGCTTTGGATTCGACTGAGGAGCCGAGCGTGGACGATTCACTCGAGGCCACGCTCCAACGAATTGAACGGCTGATGCTCAAGCGAGATCTTCAGAACAAGTGA
- a CDS encoding DEAD/DEAH box helicase, translated as MTTFTENKGFGDYFLSSEMLQALEKVGYQTPTPVQHAAIPLVMAGIDLIVQSQTGTGKTAAFGVPSIELLDPRPGIIEMLVLAPTRELARQVAAEIERLGEFKGINVATIYGGTSYEKQYEEIEKASIICATPGRLVDILKRGKISFDNLRVLCLDEADEMLSMGFAEDLNTIIGYLPEERQSLLFSATITPEVKALANNMLYYPEFITFSSNSVAAEDVEHSFFMINGVSRTRDLLAVLQHEEPDNAIIFANTKDDTFMVTRFLKRHGYRADVLNGDLAQKDRESTLKALKEGQIDFLVATDVAARGIDISDLTHVINYTLPESAEVYIHRTGRTGRAGKKGKAMSLVSPKEMGVLFNIRKLYKFPIHERTLPSSEDIRQARQERRVESVMSSVMTNGVNYGPQMGVAQALVGSDDVEKVRFVAKLLAFATSYSGPLSSPAAELPVEDVRAERPARDEKPAIKEESKRPLVPETTEKREVLRVRPSKLAKQEEVEAPEPRAEESQKPRRTRRNSRSQSNEVTAAPSAPVAEESKPRRQRQRPDSQDDKGILKEARQERTEKKDDDRRRSKRKRRGGRDRERTETTPLPPLPEIPREFAKVWINRGKTHSVDRDAIVEMVCYMAGIEPEDLGSVQVEQTFSYAEVREDYLYDIIQAMNQQEYQGATIAAEPARR; from the coding sequence ATGACTACCTTTACGGAAAACAAGGGCTTCGGGGACTACTTCCTCAGCTCCGAAATGCTTCAAGCCCTAGAAAAAGTGGGTTACCAAACCCCAACCCCGGTACAACACGCAGCGATTCCGCTGGTGATGGCAGGGATCGATTTGATTGTTCAGTCCCAAACGGGAACGGGCAAGACTGCCGCATTCGGCGTTCCCTCAATTGAGCTGCTCGACCCTCGGCCGGGCATCATTGAAATGTTGGTGCTTGCCCCCACACGTGAGTTGGCGCGCCAGGTCGCAGCGGAAATTGAAAGGCTTGGTGAGTTTAAAGGTATCAACGTCGCGACGATTTACGGCGGCACATCCTACGAGAAGCAATACGAGGAGATCGAGAAGGCCAGCATTATCTGCGCTACTCCGGGACGCCTTGTAGATATCCTGAAGCGTGGAAAGATCTCTTTCGACAACCTCAGGGTTCTTTGCCTCGACGAAGCCGATGAGATGCTCTCGATGGGATTTGCCGAGGACCTCAACACGATCATCGGCTATTTGCCAGAAGAGCGACAAAGCTTGCTCTTCAGCGCCACGATCACGCCTGAGGTAAAGGCGCTCGCAAACAACATGCTCTATTATCCGGAGTTCATTACGTTCTCCAGCAATTCCGTTGCAGCGGAAGATGTTGAGCATAGCTTCTTCATGATCAATGGTGTGTCTCGTACTCGCGACCTACTCGCCGTTCTCCAACACGAAGAGCCCGACAACGCGATCATCTTTGCAAACACCAAAGACGACACGTTTATGGTGACCCGATTCCTCAAACGACATGGTTACCGAGCCGACGTTTTGAACGGCGACCTTGCGCAGAAAGACCGTGAAAGCACGCTTAAGGCACTCAAGGAAGGTCAGATCGATTTCCTCGTCGCCACGGACGTTGCTGCTCGAGGCATCGATATCTCGGATTTGACTCACGTCATCAACTATACCCTTCCCGAGAGTGCCGAGGTCTACATCCATAGGACCGGAAGAACTGGCCGTGCGGGCAAGAAGGGTAAGGCGATGAGCCTGGTATCCCCTAAAGAAATGGGCGTACTTTTCAACATTCGAAAGCTCTACAAATTCCCGATTCATGAGCGTACGTTGCCAAGCTCCGAGGACATTCGACAGGCCAGGCAAGAACGACGGGTTGAATCTGTGATGAGCTCCGTCATGACCAACGGCGTTAACTACGGCCCGCAAATGGGCGTAGCGCAGGCGCTTGTTGGATCCGATGACGTAGAAAAAGTGCGTTTTGTGGCCAAACTACTGGCGTTCGCGACAAGCTACTCGGGCCCCCTCTCAAGTCCGGCCGCTGAACTCCCAGTTGAGGATGTCCGCGCTGAGAGACCTGCGCGTGACGAGAAGCCAGCCATCAAAGAAGAGAGCAAACGGCCACTCGTGCCAGAGACCACGGAAAAGCGCGAAGTTCTTCGTGTACGTCCTTCAAAACTCGCGAAACAGGAGGAAGTAGAAGCCCCTGAGCCTCGCGCTGAAGAGTCACAAAAGCCACGACGCACTCGTCGCAATTCACGATCCCAGTCGAACGAAGTTACCGCCGCGCCGAGTGCGCCGGTCGCTGAAGAGTCTAAGCCGCGTCGTCAGCGTCAGCGCCCAGACTCACAGGACGACAAGGGCATCTTGAAGGAGGCCCGACAAGAGCGCACCGAGAAGAAAGACGACGATCGTCGGCGCTCCAAGCGGAAGCGCCGCGGTGGACGCGACCGAGAGCGCACAGAAACCACGCCACTTCCACCTCTGCCAGAGATCCCTAGAGAGTTTGCGAAGGTTTGGATCAATCGCGGAAAAACCCATTCGGTGGACCGTGACGCGATCGTAGAGATGGTCTGTTATATGGCAGGAATTGAACCGGAAGATCTCGGTAGTGTTCAGGTCGAGCAAACCTTCTCATATGCAGAGGTGCGCGAAGATTATTTGTACGATATTATCCAAGCCATGAATCAACAAGAATACCAAGGCGCCACCATCGCAGCGGAACCTGCGCGGCGCTAG
- a CDS encoding class I SAM-dependent methyltransferase has product MSNSADNSPMNPTLDEDSDVIELTNEVAEPNQEEDLAFAIPAFRVPTGQLPAAPKPSEEPEDSDEDPFDREELVRTVRMEAVDRSQIDLLDALRKFSIDSYLEDQHLAPDVLVAPPRVLTKKWQDGPAPTSTRTSANESTERGDVSTVRVATVTDEDIAKAQAESQEVIEVEAPVSEPGMPGAPFEADEIQDAIELDSEVLEDATPLPKPPPKPEAPVERPRHNTKPIPQAPQAAAKPAASPAPAPKADDDDIGGIVQELLEEKKPKRVSAAEQKRANWFVDVFSDEYMRTLPKDLPKQTEKEVEFILDSLGLKKGARIFDLACGFGRHSLELARRGYEVAGLDLSMAMLQRALNDAQKRSLSIKFIHGDMRDLNFNEIFDGCFLWQTSFGYFDDKTNFRVLQGVHRALKSGGRFLMDVVNRDYVVAEMPSRTWWEGVECVFLEEVEFDYMTSIMHTKRSFIYEDGSPPQEFNSYIRLYGLHELNQILQIAGFDVVEVSGEVFHRGNYLGPSSSHTLVLAEKR; this is encoded by the coding sequence GTGTCCAACTCTGCTGATAACTCACCGATGAATCCCACACTGGACGAGGATAGCGACGTCATTGAATTGACCAATGAGGTTGCTGAGCCGAATCAAGAGGAGGATCTCGCGTTCGCTATCCCAGCTTTCAGGGTTCCAACCGGGCAGCTTCCCGCCGCACCGAAACCCTCTGAAGAGCCCGAAGATTCTGACGAAGATCCGTTTGACCGCGAAGAGTTGGTTCGAACGGTCCGAATGGAAGCCGTAGATCGCTCTCAAATCGACCTGCTGGACGCACTCCGAAAGTTCTCGATTGATTCATACCTGGAAGACCAACACCTCGCACCTGATGTATTGGTCGCGCCACCAAGGGTTTTGACGAAAAAGTGGCAAGATGGCCCCGCGCCGACGTCTACTCGTACTTCTGCGAACGAAAGTACAGAACGCGGCGATGTGTCTACCGTTCGGGTTGCGACTGTCACAGATGAGGACATCGCTAAGGCTCAAGCCGAATCACAAGAGGTGATTGAGGTTGAGGCTCCAGTGAGCGAGCCTGGTATGCCTGGGGCTCCTTTTGAAGCTGATGAGATTCAGGACGCGATCGAGCTCGATAGCGAGGTTCTGGAAGACGCAACTCCGTTGCCAAAACCTCCGCCAAAACCGGAAGCTCCTGTGGAGCGCCCTCGGCATAACACCAAGCCGATCCCTCAGGCTCCTCAAGCTGCTGCCAAGCCGGCCGCATCGCCAGCACCTGCTCCGAAGGCCGACGATGATGATATCGGCGGAATCGTTCAGGAGTTGCTCGAAGAGAAGAAGCCCAAGAGGGTGAGTGCGGCTGAACAAAAGCGCGCCAACTGGTTTGTGGACGTATTCTCCGACGAGTACATGCGTACTCTTCCGAAAGATTTGCCCAAACAAACCGAGAAAGAAGTCGAGTTTATCCTCGACTCGCTCGGACTCAAAAAGGGCGCACGAATTTTCGATCTTGCCTGTGGGTTTGGCCGGCACTCCCTCGAGCTTGCCAGACGAGGCTACGAGGTAGCGGGTTTGGATCTTTCGATGGCGATGCTCCAGCGGGCGCTCAATGACGCTCAGAAACGCTCGTTGTCAATCAAGTTCATTCACGGAGATATGCGTGACCTGAACTTCAATGAGATTTTCGATGGCTGCTTTTTGTGGCAAACATCATTCGGGTATTTTGACGATAAGACGAACTTCCGCGTGCTTCAGGGTGTGCATCGCGCATTGAAGTCCGGTGGTCGTTTCCTCATGGATGTGGTCAATCGCGACTACGTGGTTGCTGAAATGCCATCACGAACCTGGTGGGAAGGTGTGGAGTGCGTCTTCTTGGAAGAAGTCGAGTTCGACTACATGACCAGCATCATGCACACCAAACGCTCCTTCATCTACGAAGATGGGTCGCCCCCTCAAGAATTCAACAGCTACATCCGTCTCTACGGTTTGCATGAATTGAATCAGATTCTTCAGATCGCTGGCTTTGATGTGGTCGAGGTGAGTGGCGAGGTTTTCCACCGAGGGAATTACCTCGGCCCTTCGAGCTCCCACACGCTGGTACTCGCAGAAAAGCGTTGA
- the asd gene encoding archaetidylserine decarboxylase (Phosphatidylserine decarboxylase is synthesized as a single chain precursor. Generation of the pyruvoyl active site from a Ser is coupled to cleavage of a Gly-Ser bond between the larger (beta) and smaller (alpha chains). It is an integral membrane protein.) → MLDQAKMTALRLLPKNSISRAVGALSELELPQPLRGPINSSFAQLAGINLGESESAPDAYASVNAFFTRRLREGARDIEANKAGDLVSPSDGRLSTFGRIEAETLVQAKGKNYRLVDLVDSGRDAERFVGGHFATVYLSPRDYHRVHSPASGVVSKVSYIPGQLFPVNPLAVRNVSELFAVNERLISYVEEPALGVVGVVMVGATCVGKMSLAFHGLKTNGRFRRREDIEISGTQLEAGDELGMFNLGSTVVLLIGSQNFEFRSDLTEGMTLRMGELLGRTL, encoded by the coding sequence GTGTTGGATCAAGCGAAAATGACGGCCTTGAGGCTATTGCCAAAAAATTCGATCAGCAGGGCGGTAGGTGCATTATCCGAGCTCGAATTGCCTCAGCCGCTGCGCGGTCCAATCAATTCTAGCTTCGCTCAGCTTGCTGGCATTAATTTGGGTGAGTCGGAATCTGCGCCGGATGCATACGCTTCGGTCAACGCGTTTTTTACCCGTCGCCTTCGTGAAGGTGCTCGAGATATCGAAGCGAATAAGGCAGGGGACCTCGTCTCGCCTTCGGATGGCAGACTCTCAACCTTCGGTCGAATCGAGGCGGAGACTTTGGTTCAAGCCAAGGGCAAGAACTACCGTCTGGTTGACCTCGTAGATAGTGGGCGAGATGCCGAGCGCTTTGTCGGTGGCCATTTCGCAACCGTCTACCTCTCGCCTCGTGATTACCATCGCGTCCACTCGCCGGCCTCGGGCGTGGTATCCAAAGTAAGTTACATCCCGGGCCAACTCTTCCCGGTGAATCCGCTTGCTGTACGTAACGTGAGCGAACTCTTTGCCGTCAATGAGCGGCTGATCTCCTATGTCGAGGAGCCCGCTCTAGGCGTGGTCGGGGTTGTCATGGTCGGCGCCACGTGCGTAGGCAAAATGTCGCTCGCATTCCACGGCTTGAAGACCAATGGCCGCTTCAGAAGGCGAGAAGATATCGAGATAAGCGGTACCCAGCTTGAAGCTGGCGACGAGCTTGGAATGTTCAACCTTGGCTCAACGGTCGTCTTGCTTATCGGAAGTCAAAATTTCGAATTCCGCTCGGACCTTACCGAAGGCATGACTCTCAGAATGGGAGAACTCTTGGGCCGGACCCTTTAG
- a CDS encoding class I SAM-dependent methyltransferase: MNRYFGMHTLEGEWHALLPRYILLADRLEGKRVLDIGCGTGIGSSMLLELGAEMVDAIDHRPAVLEIGRMKHAKPGLDFHVMFWEELDFPDHTFDVVVSLDPTCPVTDPSLIAEVKRVLKAGGEYICAVERKNVNGLEAVLPRYGYTEGGENVSVHGGRERVPQIGELQTQFGFVQSVVQRPIYAFAFDQDLPDARASEVVRKTDDGESGVWTDNGGENGRWIATDNRLAIHDEEAAGVAIYFCSDVESGPAPLREVHLPYFSIVERLKQVVQDLQTSEFRGAGDEDSIFDELIDEPPREREATNEFKAVNRWDDQPTTIRARPDLSAVAEDPMTQLQRQVSELTQLYQHVQTEFTEVVQNAQTALSERDQYIEHLVNRIHQWESTALDDVVQTGEHQRVTPAEAVDETDEEVQEDEEDGRVPGGEVDADVQEDAEGTDEVPKSEEE; the protein is encoded by the coding sequence ATGAATCGATATTTCGGAATGCATACGCTCGAAGGAGAGTGGCACGCGCTGCTCCCCAGATATATTCTCCTGGCAGATCGTCTCGAAGGCAAGCGGGTCTTAGATATCGGCTGTGGCACGGGAATCGGTTCGTCGATGCTCCTCGAACTTGGTGCCGAGATGGTTGATGCGATCGACCATCGGCCGGCAGTCTTAGAGATTGGGCGCATGAAGCACGCCAAACCGGGACTCGATTTCCACGTCATGTTTTGGGAAGAGCTAGATTTCCCGGACCACACGTTCGACGTGGTCGTCTCCCTCGACCCGACCTGCCCTGTAACCGACCCGAGCCTCATCGCCGAAGTCAAGCGGGTGCTAAAGGCCGGCGGCGAGTACATCTGTGCGGTGGAACGAAAGAACGTCAATGGGCTTGAGGCGGTTCTACCTCGCTATGGTTACACAGAGGGCGGAGAAAACGTCAGTGTCCACGGCGGTCGAGAGCGAGTTCCGCAAATTGGAGAGTTGCAGACTCAGTTCGGCTTTGTTCAATCTGTGGTTCAGCGCCCCATCTACGCGTTTGCGTTTGACCAAGATCTGCCGGACGCCAGGGCATCGGAAGTGGTCCGAAAGACCGACGACGGTGAAAGCGGGGTGTGGACAGACAACGGTGGAGAAAATGGTCGGTGGATTGCCACTGACAATCGACTCGCCATTCACGACGAAGAAGCGGCCGGTGTGGCAATCTATTTTTGCTCCGACGTCGAGTCTGGTCCGGCACCTCTGCGAGAGGTTCACCTTCCGTACTTCTCGATTGTCGAGCGACTCAAGCAGGTTGTTCAAGATCTACAGACATCTGAATTCCGTGGCGCCGGCGACGAAGACAGCATCTTTGATGAGCTGATCGACGAGCCTCCAAGAGAACGCGAAGCTACCAACGAATTCAAGGCCGTCAATCGATGGGACGACCAACCGACGACCATACGGGCGAGGCCTGACCTTAGTGCCGTTGCTGAAGACCCAATGACACAGCTACAGCGCCAGGTTTCTGAACTCACCCAACTCTATCAACACGTTCAGACTGAGTTTACTGAGGTGGTTCAAAACGCGCAGACGGCTTTGAGCGAACGTGACCAGTACATCGAACACCTCGTAAACAGAATTCACCAATGGGAATCAACCGCATTGGATGATGTGGTTCAAACCGGTGAACACCAAAGGGTTACCCCCGCCGAAGCGGTCGACGAGACAGACGAGGAAGTCCAAGAGGACGAGGAAGACGGCCGAGTCCCTGGAGGCGAGGTAGACGCTGATGTCCAGGAAGATGCAGAAGGGACCGATGAAGTGCCCAAAAGTGAGGAAGAATGA
- a CDS encoding OmpP1/FadL family transporter yields MKPTQFWLSLACLILPNIALGAGFEIPENTTRSVARGGTGAVTKADPSALYFNPALLPRANGTQILLDLNLLTHDVTFSRNDLVLENTTREFEPTSNTSGLFAAPFLAISHDFGVDDLGVAVGVFGPSAYGKQCFGEWDGSECQFEYSNSAKHMMLSSDIIEVYFTAGAGYRFDLGNAGALSVGVAAALAWQRTNFSVVVDEVQVAPPFNEDPTNQSLLEARNLQDFQPTGFFGLTWEHSGFRVGASYRPPISWETTGEFELDFPEAFDGLAEIEGNTLNFDTEQAGSLRAGVVYEHGVHPGVEGAPQFDIEFNFVWEDWSRLEYFNIEPDVRLLIAGVEQPLNAVVQPKQWQDTYSFRLGGSYAPLPWLTTFAGGAWESAAQPEAFTNVDFASWERTTLGIGAALHLVEWLDIELAYSAIISPDRNVTDGEVYQPIPTSGCTGPDYQEDACATKGTPPGNPQNEGEWSTFSQIFSIGTTFKF; encoded by the coding sequence ATGAAACCCACTCAATTTTGGTTGTCGCTCGCCTGCCTAATTCTTCCCAATATCGCATTGGGGGCGGGTTTCGAGATCCCCGAAAACACCACCCGAAGTGTGGCACGTGGAGGCACAGGAGCAGTCACTAAGGCCGATCCGAGCGCCCTCTATTTTAACCCGGCCCTCTTGCCACGAGCCAACGGGACCCAGATTCTCTTAGACCTCAACCTTCTGACGCACGATGTGACATTTTCCAGAAATGACCTCGTTCTCGAAAACACGACGCGGGAATTCGAGCCTACTTCAAACACGTCGGGGCTCTTTGCGGCTCCGTTCCTGGCGATCAGCCACGATTTTGGCGTCGATGACCTCGGTGTAGCGGTCGGTGTTTTTGGACCGAGCGCCTATGGAAAGCAGTGCTTTGGCGAATGGGATGGGAGCGAATGCCAGTTTGAGTACTCGAACAGCGCCAAGCATATGATGCTCTCATCCGACATCATTGAGGTCTATTTTACGGCGGGCGCAGGCTACAGATTCGACCTCGGAAACGCTGGCGCCCTCTCGGTTGGGGTGGCTGCCGCACTGGCCTGGCAACGCACAAACTTCAGCGTGGTCGTGGACGAAGTTCAAGTTGCACCGCCTTTCAATGAGGATCCGACTAACCAATCGCTCTTAGAGGCTCGCAATCTGCAGGACTTTCAACCCACTGGATTCTTCGGCCTCACCTGGGAGCACTCAGGATTTCGCGTCGGGGCCTCGTATCGCCCGCCAATCTCTTGGGAGACCACGGGTGAGTTCGAACTCGACTTCCCTGAGGCTTTTGATGGTCTTGCGGAAATCGAGGGCAACACTCTTAACTTCGATACCGAGCAGGCAGGGTCGCTGAGGGCTGGCGTTGTATACGAACACGGCGTCCATCCTGGCGTTGAGGGTGCCCCTCAGTTCGATATCGAATTCAATTTTGTGTGGGAGGACTGGTCTCGACTCGAATACTTCAATATCGAACCGGACGTCCGGTTGCTAATCGCGGGCGTTGAACAGCCATTGAACGCGGTTGTTCAGCCAAAACAATGGCAAGACACCTACAGCTTCAGGCTCGGCGGATCTTACGCCCCTCTTCCGTGGCTTACTACCTTCGCAGGGGGAGCTTGGGAGTCCGCTGCGCAACCGGAAGCATTCACCAATGTTGATTTCGCATCTTGGGAGCGAACCACGCTGGGCATTGGTGCGGCACTCCATCTGGTTGAATGGCTGGACATCGAGCTCGCCTACTCCGCGATCATCAGTCCTGACCGCAACGTCACCGATGGAGAGGTCTACCAGCCCATTCCTACGAGCGGCTGTACCGGGCCGGACTATCAAGAGGACGCGTGCGCTACCAAAGGCACACCACCAGGAAATCCACAGAACGAAGGAGAGTGGTCAACGTTCTCCCAAATTTTCAGTATCGGCACGACGTTCAAATTCTAG